A stretch of DNA from Cyprinus carpio isolate SPL01 chromosome A25, ASM1834038v1, whole genome shotgun sequence:
ctagagtTTGCCGTAAGaagtgcagcttgcttcagaaaccctacaccttccccagctccacatGTATACTTCTGCTATGaagtgattcatgtatgctatggggttatttcatgtatgctatatttgcaacatttttagtgaattgttggccttctggaaagtatgttcatttactgtacatgtactcaatacttggtaggggctccttttgctttaattactgcctcaattctgcgtggcatgaaggtgatcactGGCACTGCTGAgctggtatggaagcccaggattctttgacagtggccttcagcttatCTGCATTctgcgtggcatgaaggtgatcactGGCACTGCTGAGCTgattctttgacagtggccttcagcttatCTGTcaggttttttggtttttctgtttatTGTTTCTCGGGTATGGTGTTTTTGTTGGCCAGTCAAGCACGCCAACACCATtatcatttaaccaacttttggtatTCTTTGTGGAatatgaaatcagcatcttcaaaaagctggtcagcagaaggaagcatgaagtgctccaaaatttattggtaaacgggtggtgcagtgactttggttttccaaaaaaaacacattccccTTCCACAATGGACTAACACCACaggcagatgacattgcaccccattGTCCtcatcatcacagactgtggaaacttaacactggacttcaagcaacttgggctatgagcttctccacccttcctccagagaccattttgaaggctctggaaacctttgcaggtgttttgagttgattaactgattggcatgtcaccatattctgatttgttgagatagtgaattggtgggtttttgttaaatgtgagccaaaatcatcacaattaaaataaccaaagacttaaattacttcagtttctgtgcattgaatttacttaatacacaagattcacaatttgagttgaattactgaaataaatgaacttttccatgacattctaatttattgagatgcacctgtacatgcaGAGATGAGAAGtaccagaaaaataaattatgattttgattTCTAAGCAATGTTTTGCATTGAGACATTAAGATTTCTTAAATTGTACCCAACATACTTGAGTATTTCCAGTGAGCAGTTTGGATCCTTCAGTTTGTCGGAAAGCAGCTGGACTCCTGcttgtcctgggtgattgtagctcagatccagctctctcaggtgtaaggggtttgaactcagagctgaagacagataataacagccttcctctgtcaccatacagccagacaacctacagaCACACAAGGGTGAAGATAACATCATCTGTGAGGCCCTCAACTCTCAAACACCTGAGCAATCATTGTTGATCTCAGTTTAAAATCAATTATGCATGTTCTTACTGCCGTTCTCATGACATCAAGGTACTGTTTATGCATTAATACACTGAAGTGACACCAAAGATCATGAAACAATAATCAGTCATGATCATTCATCACACAGACAGTCACAGAACATTCACTCTAAAGTGAGTATAAAGCCAGGAGGAGTAAACTTGAAACTTAAACTTTTTAGTTGACACAGCACATTAAAAACCCAACACTGAGTGCTGAACTTTGGTCATGCCAAGGAAAATAGTTTGTGCACTTATTATTATATTGGTGTAATCTGCAGATATTCCAGAAAGTTGGGCTTTCTGGGGTGTTTTTCAGTGAGTCAGACATCAAGTTTTCAGGCAAACCCCTCATACTGGCCTCACCTCCTGTGTCAGCTTGATTTCAAAGATTTAACTCGGCAGAAAGAGGGGAAGACAGAAAGTAGTTGGCGACAACTGATCGTAAGGATAGATCTGCAGCCTTGACAACAACTTGagaaattagaaatgtattatGTTCCAAAATACCTCAATATCTTCAGCTGACATTTTGAACtcttcagccaatcagagagtagcttcactcctgaatcttgcaggtcattgttactcaggtccagctctgtCAGGACAGCATTTGAGGATTGTAAAGATGATGACACAATTTCATTGGATTGACCAGTGAGATTACAGTCAGCAAGACTGAAACAGAGCAGAACACATGTGAATTAAATTCTTAACCCCATTCTTAAATGATCATTTCAGTCATATCTGTGTATTTCTTGTAAAAAGGATCAGGACATTCTACAAATATGCAAAACAACAGTACGTGCAATTCCATTCAGAAGAGACTCTTCATTGTGGCACATGATTAAATACtcacagagcttttctgcagttgatcacagctggtatcagttTTCTTCTGCCCTCATCTGACGTGTTGTATTTCTTGAAGTCCAGCTCATCCAGCAcctcctctgacatctgaagcatgtaaGCGATTGCTGAGCAGTGAGATGGAGGGAGTTGTTTTTCTTGGTGTTTGTTTGATTTCACAAATTCCTGAATTTCTCTGGACAGAGTCTGATCTTGTACTTCCAGGAGACAGATGAACAAATTGATAGATCTTTCAGTGGAGAGTCCACGTCCATctttgatcttctctttaatgTACAGTGTGGTTCTCCAGAtgctctctgagctgttctcAGTGTTtgtcagtagatcctgtaagagtctctgattggactccagtgagatgcccagcaggaaccgcaggaacagatccaggTTTAAATTTTTACTTTCTAAGGCTTTATCTACTGCACCTTTATGCAAATTGTGCATTGAATCAAAAGTCTTAAGAGCTTCCATGGTGCTGCTTAAATAGCAGTAAAACACATAGAAAGCAGTGAGAAACTCCTGAAAGCTCAGATGAATGAAGCAGTAGACTTttctctgatgaatcacagattctTCCTTAAAGATCTCTGTACAAATAccagaatacactgaggcatCAGTGATGTCTAAGCCACTCTctctcaggtcctcctcatagagcatgacattgcccttcatcagctgcttgaaagccacttcagcaagtttcacaatcattTCACTATTGGACTtcaggagtttctctggatctctctcttcatacttctgaTTCTTCAAGctcatctgaatcagcaggaagtggatgtgaATTTCAGTAAAAGTTTGAGGAatttctgcactcagatcttctttCAGGAGCTTCATAatcacagtggatgagatccagcagaagacggggatgtggcacatgacgtggaggcttcttgctcttctgatgtgtgagatgattctgctggcttgatgcttaTCACTGATTTTCTAcctaaaatatttctttttttgaggGTCATTaaatccctgaatttctgtcacacggttgatgtatttggaggggatctgattggctgctgctggtctggaagtgatccagatgagagcagagggaagcagatctCCTTCTATgaggtttgacatcaacacacacactgatgaagaCTCACTAagtttgtgggttcgagtctcaggccggcaataccacgactgaggtgcccttgagcaaggcaccgaacacccaactgctccctgggcgccgcagcataaatggctgcccatggctccgggtgtgtgttcacggtgtgtgtgtgtgtgctcattgctgtgtgtgtgcactttggatgggttaaatgaagagcacaaattctgagtatgggtcaccatacttggctgtatgtcacgtcactttcactttttcttttcaaattgtgaaactcgtgtattaaataaattcagtgcacacagaatgaagtagtttaagtatttggttcttttaattgtgatgattttggctcacatttaacaaaaaccaaccaattcattatctcaacaaattagaatatggtgacatgtcaatcatcttatcaactcaaaacacctgcaaaggtttcctgagccttcaaaatggtctctcagtttggttcactaggctacacaatcatggggaagactgctgatctgacagttgtccagaacacaatcattgacacccttcacaaggagggtaagccacaaacattcattaccaaagaagctggctgttcacagagtgctgtatccaagcatgttattGATGCTTGGATACAGAaatagaaagttgagtggaaggaaaaagggtggaagaaaaagatgcacaaccaaccgagagaactgcagtcTTATGAGGATTTGTcaagcaaaattaattaaaaaatttgagtaaacttcacaaggaatcctgtttgtttcctttccataaattcaattaaaatgcatttaaatttagttCTGAATGGTGaatattaaagaaagaaagaaagaaagaaagaaagaaagaaagaaagaaagaaagaaaaagaaagttatttttttctctccagacGGGGGCGCTACATGTTCATCAAAGAAGAGTGCACAGGCTCTAATCTAATCCAGCATAAATCTTCCAGTCTGGTACAGTTAACTTTTGTGTGTTGAAATAATGTTATGACCTCATCTAGTTTAAAAATGGTAAAcccttaatgtatttatttatacagtatgatTCTCTACAAAAGAataatatattgtgaaaagtgctcaTCAAAATGACAGTTCATTAATTAATGAGCACACTGAAGGTACATGATCTGTATTGTGTCAGAATGTGCTCTGTGGATAGAAAAGGGACAAGTTCCTCattataaaatttacagtaaacacCCTGCAGATTTACATTAAACACTGCAGACTTACAGTGAACACACTGCAGGAACAGAACATACATCTGGAGAAACTGGTTTATTCACTTTTGTCTCATATTCGAATCTGATAAGACAAGAGGATCTCTGTGACTCTGCAGTTCAAAATACCACACatatcaaaagcatttttttttttctgtcagccCAAAAGAGGACAGCAACAGGTGCATTCAGAAAGCAGGAGATGAAGTGATAGTAAAAATGATtagagtttattgaataatcttagtTTCTATGTTCAGTTAGACATTATCTGACCAACACAAATTCAACAAGTGTTATTAtaccaaaacaaaaattactgcTTCACAACAACATCATGTGATGATAAATCCTTGAAATGgagactctctctttctcttatcTCTAATTTACTCTAAGGTAACACAGCACTCAACAAACAGTTAGGAAAAAACAGTAAcagcaaaataacacaaaaatgattgaaatgacTGCAGTACATATATGTTATATACGTGTAGgaagaaatgtggaaaaaaaaacaaaaaaaaaaaacagcaatgacGTACAACACAAATGTATGTTTCCTCTCTTAAATATGCtctcttataaatcataaatattactTCTGTTACTAATTTCTGTAGTTACgactataattacactgttgaccctctCCCTCTCCCTTAACCCACACTCAAACTTAACCACACCACAAAACCTGTCCTAACCTCACCCGTATCCCACATCAATAGcagaaacagtgttttaaaatacaacatcaAAACAATAAGTGCTTTTTTTTGGCATAAGTAGTAGTCAAAGTcatctaatataaagtgggactgaATATACATTGTAATTTTACACACTGGTGTTTAACAACATTTGAAGGTACAACATGCATTTACTATTTCTgttgttaaatttatatattatatacttcaTACATTAAATCTTTTCATAAATAGACATATGGCTATGATTAGGACAGAAGTAGAAGTCAGTTGTTTGTCTTTTGTGTAATCTTACATAGTGAGAGTGAGGAATCAAAAACCTTAAATCCAGcatagaggggttcagtgaaATTGGTGCtgcatgtgtgtaagtgtgtgagtgtgtgtgtgtcagagatgctgtagaaggacagagtgccGGCCGGCCAGTCCAGATAAACTCCTACTCTTTTAGAGGAGCGTGAAGGAGCAGGAATGTTGTTGCTCACATTGTTGTGCCAGACAACAAATCCATCAACAGTGCAGAAAAGACACCAGGACTTGTTATTGTATCCAAACTTATTAACAGTCCCTTCTTTCCTGCTGATTGTTTTGTAGGCCACTGCTATACGAGCCCAGCCAGTCCGCTCAACCTCCCAGTAATGgcgtccagtcagactctctcGACACAGAACCTGAGGAATATCTTTAAATCTCTCTGGAAGATCAGGATACGGCTGCTGCTGTTCCACATATTTCACCTCTCCGTTCTCAGACAGAATGAGttgagtgtttgctgtgtttggatccagtgtgagatcacagaaatctgaacaaaaaaagagaggaaaatcaCTGGcatacttttgtttgttttcgttTAATGTGAAAGAGTGAGTCAGAGAAAGAACCTACATTTCTGTAGCCCTGGTTGGATCCAGAAAGGCTCTCCATGGTCCAAactataatgtcacaaaaaaaaaaaaaaaaaaaaaaaaaaaaaaacacacacacacgcatgcacgcacgcatgcacgcacacacacaaaaacaaatataaagacaaataatTGTTAGTGTTAGTGTCTTCAGGACATAGTGGACAGCTTAACAGAAATGAACTTTAATgtcttcatatttaatatttagtcgTAAATGATTTGTATTAAGTAACTctgtaaaattttattattttcaacaaaCACACATCTCTGTCttcaaattcttatttttttttaattcattgccataacagttttattttcaaCGAACACTTGTTGTCCATTTTAGTTTTATGGATCAGAGCAATTCTGTCCGTGTACTTTCActgtaaaacatttctatttaaaatatataaaaaacagcattaaagaaTATGGTACAACTATATTTTGTGAGGTAACATGGATTTAATTAGTACATGCAGAGATGAGAAGTACCAGAAGAagaaattgtgattttaatttcTAAGCAATGTTTTTGTCTCATGCTGCAgacattaagtttatttatttatgtattttttttttttacttgaaccCCACATACTTGAGTATTTTCAGTGAGCAGTTTGGATCCTTCAGTTTGTCAGAAAGCAGCTGGACTCCTGcttgtcctgggtgattgtagctcagatccagctcccTCAGGTGTGACGGGTTTGAattcagagctgaagacagataatgacagccttcctctgtcaccatacagccagacaacctacagaCACAACAGTGAAGATAACATCATCTGTAAAGCCCTCAACTCTCAAACACTTGAGCAATCATTGCTGCtctcatttttaaatcaatatgcaCATCCTTACTGCTGTTCTCATGACATTAAGGTACTGTATATGAATGAATACACTGAAGTGACACCAAATATCATGAAACAATGATCAGTTATGATCATGCATCACACGGACAGACAGAGAACATTCACTCTAACATCTTGCAAAAGGctcttttaaaataactattttaatttgacaCAACACATTAAATACACAACGCTGAGCTCTGAACTTTGGTTGTGCCAAAGAAAATAGTTTGCacacttattattatattagtgttATCTGCAGAAAGATGGGCTTTTTGAGGTGTTTTTCATTGAGTCAGGCATCAAGGCAAACCCCTTATAATGGCCTCACCTCCAGTGTctgcttgatttaaaaaatgtaactggGCAGAAAGAGCAAAAGTTTTGGGCAATGACTGATCTTAAGGACGGACCTGTAGCCTTGACAATAACTTGAGAAATGATAAAtgtctaatgttttaaaatacctCAATATCTTCAACCGACAGTTtgaactcttcagtccatcagagagtAGCTttactcctgaatcctgcaggtcattgttactcaggtccagctctctcaggacagagtttgaggattgtaAAGCTGATGACATAATTTCATAAtcctgagcagtgagattacagtcAGCAAGACTGAAACAGAGCAGAAAACATGTGAATTAAACTCTTAACCCCATTCTAAAATTATCAGTCCAATCATATCTGCTTAATTATTGGAAAACTGATCAGGACATgccaaaaaaataagcaaaacaacataaaataaaattccattcAGAAGAGATTTTTCATTATAACACAATTAAACACtcacagagcttttctgcagttgatcacagctggtatcagtcttcttctgccctcatctgatgtgttgtatttcttgaGATCCAGCTCATCCAGCACCTCCTCTGATATCTGAAGCATGTAGGCAATTGCTGAGCAGTGAGATGGAGAGAGTTTCTTCTCTTtgtgtttgtctgatttcacaaactcctgaaGCTCTGTGGACAGACTCTGATCTTGTACTTCGAGGAGACAGagaaacagattgatggatctttcAACTGAGAGTCCATTTCCATctttgatcttctctttaatgtactgtgtggtcctcctgatgctctctgagctgttctctgtgtgtgtgagtagatcctgtaagagtctctgattggactccaatGAGATGCCGagcaggaaccgcaggaacagatccagatGTCCATTTTTACTTTCTAAGGCTTTATCTACTGCACTTTTATGCAAATTGTGCATTGGATTAAAACTCTTAAGGGCTTccattgtgctgcttaaatagcagtaaaacacatagaaagcagcgagaaactcctgaacgctcagatgaatgaagtagtagactttcctctgatgaatcacagattcatccttaaagatctcagtacaaatcccagaatacactgaagCGTCAGTGATGTCTAAGCTGCTCTctctcaggtcctcctcatagaacatcacattgcctTTCATCAGCTGcttgaaagccacttcagcaagtttcacaatcacttctctgttggacttcagaagtttctctggatctctctctttATACTTCTGATTCATCATGTTCATCTGAATCaacaggaagtggatgtacatttcagtcagagtttgagggatttctgcactcagatcttctttCAGGAGCTTCTCAaacacagtggatgagatccagcagaagacggggatgtggcacatgatgtggaggcttctaactcttctgatgtgtgagatgattctgctggcttgatgctcatcACTGATTTTGTTCTTGAAATATTCTTCCTTCTGAGGCTCATCaaatccctgaatttctgtcacaCGGTTGATGTATTTGGAGGAGTTCTGAtttgctgctgctggtctggaagtgatccagatgagagcagagggaagcagatctCCTCTGATGAGGTTTGACATCAACAAACTCACTGATGAAGACTCATTCACATCACAAACCTTCTCATCATCTGAAAACAGTGTccttctgctttcatccagaccatcaagaattttaaaatcttcataaatctttgagtccagatcttgaagttcagggtgaaagtccagcagaagtctgtgaagactgtactgatgatcttgaatcaagttcagctctcgaaatggaaatacaaacatgaaatctacatcctgattggcttctCCCTTGGCCCAGTCCAgtatgaacttctgcacagagacagtttttccaattccagcgatgcctttagtaagaacagtcttgatttTGTCTTTCATATCATATCCTGGTTTAGATAAGGCTTTGAAGATGTCATTGTTTTGAGTATTGTGTTCTGGATGATTtatccatctgtaaaacctcatgttcttcattcactccttctctctctccttctatgatgtagagctgtgtaAAGATCCTGTTCAAGAGGGTTTCATTCTCTTGCAGTTTGTTTCCTTCAAATAAGCAGCcatacttgttcttcatgctggttttgtgtaGGTCTTTGACTCTCTGCAGGACTGCTTCAGGTCTTCCCTGCCTGATGTGGGTTTGATCGTAGGAAGCAAATGCATTATATATCTCcacaatgctaaaaataaaagaaaggacAGCAAAAATGGCAATGATTACAATGGCTGTTGAAGATTTTAGAAGACATATCAGTGTGgattgtatactgtatgttgcatATTTTGTAGAACATTTAATGTTCATTGGGTTTCTTAAACCATTATTTAATCAAGGTGAATTACAGTAAATCAGCACCTAAATGTCTATACTAAATGTGGGGCAGAGGTCACTGTTCCATCACTGAATGTAATGGGAAAATACATGGATCTTGTACTATTCATAGACACATTATTTTATATGGGTGAATTCTGACAAAGGATAAACAAGGTTCATGTTTGGGAATTTTGATCTCTTCTTCTTGCTTTTGATACAggaactttgtgcatttttacaaaaaaactcattctgtatggcttataagcgttttgaaaaatggggacatggacTCATAAGTTACCCTCTCCTTGTAATTACCTGTTGTATATtatgtcctgatatgtcacacacacacacacacacacacacacacacacacacacacacacacacacacgcacgcacgcgcacacacacacacacatacagagagagataCAAGCACAGTATTATTGTATATTAAGATACTGTATAATACACATTTCTACTATTTGATATGTCAAACACAAACTTTTTCTACTAAATAACCTTTTTCCTTTTATTAAACATTCAGGCAgctattaaaagttatttaaattattgttttaattaggtATTAAAGGATATTTACATAAGTTTGATATAAAACAAGAATAATCCATTTGAGAATTATACAAGGTAAATTTGCTAAATGCAAACTATAATGgcaacaaaatttaatttaaaatgggcTTTTCATTTAGTATAGACAAACTTAAAAAGACGCTGGCCATTGCAGATAATCACCAGATTTTCAGTTTTTCACTTCTCAGAAATTCCACTACCCATCAAATACAGACTGAACATGACAACAGACGCCGGCATTGGTAACACACTAATCTGACAAAACCCAACAAATATGTCTGTTAGCGCTGGTCAGCATCTGTTGGTGTAGTGTGAATATGCCTAAAGAAATCAAACCCATGAGTAAGTGCAGAGATATAAGTCACCCtgataaaatgttacaaaactgctaATGTCATACCTGCAGTCACTGGAGGTCTCTGTTGCATCACTGATTTCAGGGGGCAGATTGTATATGGAATTATCAGACAAAGATGCACAGCTTGATCTGGGAGAAGGAGATCTCATTTCAGACATAGTGTCTTCATTCTCTCTTTTGTCATGGACGCTCATTTTTGAAGCACTGACTTCCTGCTCTTGTGTCTCAAAAAGTATGACCGCAGACCTTTGTGGAAACACAACAATGGAAAAAGTTAAATAGACAGATAAACATAATTAATTACAGCAGCTTTGCATGTTCACCTATAAAGTGAAGTTTTGTGTAAGATAATGATTTTGTACTGCACAATGACAAATGTTTTGAGCTTTTACTCAAATCAACTCACTCAATTCAGTGCGTTCTGAGACTGCACACAGACAAAGCTTACTAAAAACCTCTAACTACTGGTGAACTCATACTCAAAGTTTACTCAAGATCAGCATGTGCGAGGAACTTTACCATACAGCATTTGCAGTGTGAATCCACAGAGAATatgtagtcatttttaaaatattattacaaatatatttttttataatttagtttattattatggTAGATATACGTAgtaatttttttgatgtttttataaatatatttttttataatttagtttattattatggtatatatttttttaattttttttttttttttgttgtatatatagtgtatatttttttattttattctgactTTAAAAAATTTACTATACTGTAATAGCATTACAAATTATTCACTCAAGATACATATCATTATTTAAAGGGGTAATGAATTATCATTTTTT
This window harbors:
- the LOC109073876 gene encoding stonustoxin subunit alpha-like, which translates into the protein MVTEEGCHYLSSALNSNPSHLRELDLSYNHPGQAGVQLLSDKLKDPNCSLKILNLDHGEPFWIQPGLQKYFCDLTLDPNTANTQLILSENGEVKYVEQQQPYPDLPERFKDIPQVLCRESLTGRHYWEVERTGWARIAVAYKTISRKEGTVNKFGYNNKSWCLFCTVDGFVVWHNNVSNNIPAPSRSSKRVGVYLDWPAGTLSFYSISDTHTLTHLHTCSTNFTEPLYAGFKVFDSSLSLCKITQKTNN
- the LOC122134668 gene encoding protein NLRC3-like, which produces MSNLIRGDLLPSALIWITSRPAAANQNSSKYINRVTEIQGFDEPQKEEYFKNKISDEHQASRIISHIRRVRSLHIMCHIPVFCWISSTVFEKLLKEDLSAEIPQTLTEMYIHFLLIQMNMMNQKYKERDPEKLLKSNREVIVKLAEVAFKQLMKGNVMFYEEDLRESSLDITDASVYSGICTEIFKDESVIHQRKVYYFIHLSVQEFLAAFYVFYCYLSSTMEALKSFNPMHNLHKSAVDKALESKNGHLDLFLRFLLGISLESNQRLLQDLLTHTENSSESIRRTTQYIKEKIKDGNGLSVERSINLFLCLLEVQDQSLSTELQEFVKSDKHKEKKLSPSHCSAIAYMLQISEEVLDELDLKKYNTSDEGRRRLIPAVINCRKALLADCNLTGQSNEIVSSSLQSSNAVLTELDLSNNDLQDSGVKLLSDWLKSSKCQLKILRYFGT